The genomic window ttaaaacagtcactaagggtgcatctcaaagctctaaactgcagtctcctcgctcctcggccgaaccggaagtacttaccgacgcgccattttaacttgcgtcccaaagctctaaacgctgctggaggagagaggagcgaggagcgaggagactgatccgaggagggataatcgaggaaacacgagagcagactttgcggaagtcttttctctgacagacacgcccccttatcggatatcactcaccgattggacgctgcaggggctcggacttaaccgaaacttaacatcagctgagtttattaacagagaaaagacggatcttaaaacagtcactaagggtgccctgaaacagatcataaacatacgttggtttctaaacagtctgtgtgtgatgagctgagattaaaaagtgtttgatgtgagttttaaaaacaaaatactgatcgcaaaatcatgaaattcaacattacagaggatggatgttatatctgattgtttttgtcagattcactgtctaatgaaatagattaatagagtctaatatcattgatagaatatatatcgttagtttccccatttgttctcattttcttcatgaagagaagtctgacagtaaagtttgtctgttagtaaaaaaaCTTTTTATGTTTCCTATCAAGTTAATACAGtctcatatgaggctgatcattaatgagcacagggtttgaaaagagttgcatggtttatattttcccttaaagtaataaataatttaataatgaggcattttaccggtgaatcgatctgTGATGCTTTCGGcctgaataaacagagagcagattttcttcatgtgctggtgtgtgtttaACAGGTAAAGCACAGCAACATAGCTctgttattgtttatatttatcagagtttttacagtgaacatgtgtgtaggcacaaacagctgttaaagccgtcatcacaaaccaatttcgcttcacgtgacgctccggaggagaggacgtctcatttctctaaatacaaatctcctctctcctctcttctcgtttcatttccttgcatctctggtgggcgggactgagacgcgaggaagagacgcgaggatggacatttagagctttgagaagcaccctaTGGTGTCATTTGTGTTGAACgacctttgtctttgtcttactgcccCCTCTATTGATCTGGTGGTTTAGTGcaatcacttttattttctctgtacaTCACAGGCTTGACTTGCATAATCTCTATgtgacttcagcccgcagtcgaaactTAGACAACAATGGTCCACAGGAACTATTTAGTTCCTGGaagagtagttctgggggctaaaagtcCCTGGAACTtctggtccaaatgcacctaaagACAGAGCTCTGGGCCTCATCAGAAAATAATGCAGTGATAAATCCCATCAGCATGAGATTCAGGAGACTTTTAATACTGCATCTAAATGATTGACTCTCATTAGTACAGAAACAGCCTTGGCTTCAATTTCATCAGATGTCTGAACCGGAAGCTTTCATATTTCGTCCATTGTCTGGTACATTTCTGTACATGAAACACTTCAGACTTTCAGAACCAGTCGGGACACAACTGACTTAATTTCCCTCTGATTTGAGGAGATTCTTACATCTATATGGTGGGCTGGGCCCTAAAACTGTATTCCTTGTTGCACTTGAGATTGCAGATGGAGACTAAAGACCTCAAAGTGTGTGACAAAGTGTTAAAAGCCCCATGTAGAGTACTTTGTAGCTCTTTGATGGATGCTGAGTGATGCAGCACAAAGCTTGCTGTCACTGCACTAACTCCAGTACACAGGAGTCCTTCTAGTTCATTACACCACCCAGCTCTGCTGCTCCCGCTCATATTTGTCTTGGCAGTGAAGCAGCAGCGGGGGTACAAATGGAGGCAGGCCAATCCTGTCAAGGTGAAGCTGAGGCTGGCAGGGAGGCCTGGACCTCCCTaaagtctctctgtgtctctgtggacgAGCAgtcagagccttcagtgtgctCGGAGACAGCAGAGACACTGAGGCCTTTCACAGCCAGCCTGACCCGCTCGTAGAGCCGGTCAACACGCAGAGCGCAGGGCCTGACCCAGGACTGAGGTCTGGATGAGCTCCAGTTACAATGCCTGCAGATCCTTCAGCTCTTATTACAGCCTGAGAGAGCTCATAGAGAGCTGTGGGCGCCTAAATACACTGTGGACACACTGGGAGAGGATTACTCAGCCCAGCCTGAAATAGAAGCTGATTTCTACCCGTGTGATCGTCGTTCATGTACAATCACTGCATCTGTTTGTCCCTGTCATCACGAGGAAACTGCATGAGCCTGACTTTAACCTCAGATCTTTATGTTGTCACAACAACTAAAGGATGAATGTTGTTCATCAAATGTTGGGCCCTTTCATTTTAGAGCTGAGGAAACTGAATTACTTTGTCGACTGAGCGCACACTTGCATTTTCCTTTCCAAACAACACGTCCTATATAATCCTGGTTATTTGTCTAATTGTTAATGATGTGTGCTCATCCATTATCAAAGTGATGCCACCGAGCCACAGCTCCCCCTCACTACTGTGTCAGAAGTACCAAAAGCTTTTAAAGAAACTAAAGATGTTCAGTCAGCTTTTCAACCCAATGCTGCTGCAAGCAATAGAGAAAGAGCAGCTGGGGTCAAGCGAGCCCCACAAATGAATAAGAAGCGACTAAAACGTGATTATAAGATGttattttcttaatattttaCAGTGATTAAACTCTAAAGAACCAATGAACAGGACCACACCTCCACACAGACTTGCTGGGTTCTGTTTAAATGCAGCTGTGCTCCATCCTgcatgctgtgtgtctctgctctgctctctgtcacacacgCAGCTCCTGAACAGCCATGACACCGCAAACATTCACATTTGAAGGGTGGCAAATAAAGATGTTGAGTTAAGCCCATATGGAGTCTCTTAAAGATGCGCAGGTTAAACTTCTGTCTGTTATGTatagtctctctgatagccggtcccctgcttccggccccgcaatgatctctgtttacttttcctcatctacagctgatacatgttgctgtttatcatacagacatgattacatgaagaatagagaggaggagatgaaatacacggccgatgagcagggatcccggaagtgatataaatgctggaaatacaagccgccgagtggaccaatcactgtgcttgcggtctgcgtcaaTTCGaaacgtagttacattttggaggaggtgcacctcagctacgtgcgtaggcctctgtgtaggtatggGAGCTTCATGGACCCCTGGTGTAGGCTACACCAtcgatttgatgcagaagtataaatcagcctttagaccgcaaggccaacagcacccctATTTATGCTAGTTTAATCCTTAACAGTATTGGGTGACAGCTGATCACTCAAAAGGCAAAggcaacaacaaacattaaaatacactaccagtcaaaagtttggacacaccttctcattcaatatttttgatttacatAAATtcatttcaacattgtagattaatactgaagacatcaaaactatgaaaaaatctgcttttgtcataatctggattacaacagtagtcaaacaggactatccattgtgtactaaccttacctctgaacaacacaactgatggtctcaaaaacattaagaaggcaagtcattctactaatgaactcttgacaaggctcatgttcattagaaaccattccaggagaccacttcatgaagcagactgagagaataccaagagtgtgcaaagctgtcatgaaggaaaaagggggctactttacagaatctaaaatataaaacaacactttttaaaaaattaaataattccatatatgttctttcatagtttagatgtcttcagtattgatCTACAGTGttcacaataattaaaataaatacaaacccttgaatgagaaggtgtttccaaaatattgactggtagtgtatgtatatAGGGGAGGATCTCTACCTTGGGGCTGAAGCCAGTTGATCAGCTTATTATAGATGACCAATCATTAAAGTCAAGGAGATGTGACTCATGGTTCATAATAACTGTTTATCCTGTACAAATTAAATGTTATGGAGAAATAAAAACGTGGAACTGAAGAAAGAAGCTGTTAGCGTGGCGTTGGCATCACTCAGCATGTTGGTATATATGTGTTCACTGATTTATAAATAAGCTATACTGAGTGAACAGGAGCTCTGTGGTATTAAGACAGGGTGACATTAGCAGTCAGGAATAGGCAGAGTGTGGCGAGGACTTTCAGGACGGTCTGGTCTGAGACAACCTCAAGAAGACAACTCAAGTAAAAGGGACGCTGAGGAGCAGTCAACACTGCTGTTTAATCCTGGTCCAGATCTAACAGGGCTCACAGCAGGTCCAGCTGGTTGTAGTGtgggtgttttattttaactcaccCTGAAAGCAGTCCAGTCCTCCTCGGTGTTCCTCCACAGATAGAGAGTGGGAAGACCTGGAGGTCCTGGAGGCCCTTGATCCCCTCTCCACCCATCCAGTCCTGGAAGACCTTGAGAGCCCTGGAAGACATGAGATGAAGGGATGAGCGGGAAGTAAAACCCAGATTCATGACAGATATCAACCTTTCagagtataaataaataagcacaGTTCTTGGTATCACTAAGATGttatttttctaacgcaacagttcagaagattttaagtttgtgagtttttgcccagataaggacatgactgacttgactgacaggcgggaacacatagctgttggctaggatgctcaaaccccgcctctttacctcccactaagttaggttgagttcagcattgccaatatggctcccgctgacagttggcttcaaaacagctctcaggaacagatgggtgacgtcaccgatactacgtccattatttatacagtctatggtcaggtttagttttacttcctgtctttgtcaGTTTACTCTCCTTGGTGATTGTGTCCCCCACCCTGATCTTGCTGGACCCACCTGTGTGTTGATCACCCTGCTGGTATTTAGTCCCTGTGTTTTCTTCCCTCTGGGTCAGTTTGTTGCGTCTTACGTGCGTCTTACCCTTCTGTGTGTCCTTGTGATTCTCCTCATGgctatgtgttttttttccctgaggATTTGGGGATTTTCTGTTGGACATTTTGAGTAACCgctgtgtttttccttttgagctttattaaagggatatttcagattttttgaagtggggttgtatgagtttcatGTCAGTAGTCTAGTGACAATGGATGGTGGTCAGCTCGGCCTCATCAATGAGAAACTGCCTGGagacgcaagctaggctacaattaaGTGCAGACAGGACCGGTTTTTAGCTAATTTTGAGAAACTCCAGCTCATTTTAGTTCAGGTGTACGCTCCACTGGGAAATTTTTCAGCATTTAACTTTGCCACCAGAAAagtatttgtttttgcactgtaACACAGTGAAGTCCACCTGAATGGTTGATTCAGGTGGACTTCGAGAATACAACCAGACttaaaaatgagtgattctggggcgctggtggcctagcagtctaagcaccccacatacagaggctacagtcctcatcgcaggggttgccggttcgattcctggccgcgaccatttcctgcacgtcttcccccgcactctactccccacatttcctatctctcttcagctgtcctataaaataaaggcaaaaatccctaaaaacataacttaaaaaaaaaaagaaaaaaaaaagagtgatacTCAATGTGTGgatgacatgctgtttactTTGGACACAAGTGGAAATTAAGGCGGTGTCTATAGAGGAAAAGGTGGCATGATGCACCTGAGGAAAAAGCAGAGCAAGTGAAGATTCAGAGTGaactggtggtgcaggtgtgtaaactgcaaGCTAATGCAGACAAACTAAGAAAACTACTTGCTATCATGAGTGAGACTTTGTAAAAAACAGTACCTCTGGACCTCTGGGAGTTAAGATACACAAGCGGATCCAGCCTGCAGGTTGTACTTTGAATGATTAGTGCAACACAGTGTGTACAATACAAGAAGGTCAGATTATTTGGTGGCTTTGGTGATGTGTGTGGGTCAGCGGGTGCAGAGATTTTTCCTGAGAGTTTGGTTTTCTGTGATGTGGCTCTCTGTCATTACTGTGCAGAGTTAAGCCAGGTTTACTGAGCTAACAGAAAACTTTGCTGAGTAACATGAGCCACTTACACACAGCAATTCCTGCTCCTCTGTCACTGTGCCTCTGTACGAACACATTGAACTCTGTAACGTCTTTATATTGGTGTCCCAGCATCTGACTGCACATTGCATCGCTGCAGTGAAGAAGACACAGGGTGTAAACACAGTGCTGATCCTCTGTTGGAGGCATTGATAGAAGCTTTAAGGGGGAGAAGACAGCTCCAATGCTGCACACTGAACCATCCTCCTCCCATTAAGCCTGTTACTACCTCCAAAGGTGGATCAGAGGCAGACTGACTTTGCCCGATAAACATTGCAGACGAGGTGTGATGGGCTGAACCTCTAAAAACCTGTACAGACCGAGGACCTACTCATGTTATCTGCTTATTTTTCCAGACATGTAACCTGGAACATGTTGCATGCCCTCTCATCTCATGTTAAAactataaaagcaaacacataCTTCTGCACATCTTACCTGGTCGCCTTTAAATCCAACGTAGCCTTCTCTCCCAGCACACCCCTGAAAGAACAACATGGCATTGTGAGATATTTCAGCCTTTTGTTTACACAAGCTTGTCAGCTCTCTGGCATCCTCTGCATGAGTGTGACGATCTtacaaaaaggaagaaaggaagctGTTTACTCTGCAGGCCACTATTAATGTGTTTAAAGCAACCTCTCTACCCTGCAATTGTACACATTGAATAAAACACCACTATGAGTCAATTTCTCTTGGGTTGATGCGACCACACTGTTTGCACAGACTAACCAAAACCTCCACTTACAACCAAAGTACAGGCCTGTTAAAGGGCGGTCTTTGAGGAATTACATAAGCTATCGAGGGAAAGTCTCTGTATGGAAAGATGGAAGATATTTTGGTTTCTCCAGGAACAAGAGCTGTTTGTTTGAGAGGTTCTCTAAAGTGAACTTGAATGGTCCCTTAAAGGGGGATtgtgggttgtttttttaaacctggGCTCAATTTTTCCTATTATGAGGTCTAAAtgactaaaaaaacaacatgcacaGCAGATTGCTACCTAAAGCCTTCAGTGATGGCTGCCGTGTAATCAATGGGGATGAAAAGTTATTCCACTAACAGTGCTTGTTTTCTGAGAGCATCACAGAAAGGATCTCTGCAGAGGTAGAACTTTGTTTATGAGACACTATCTCTTTTATTTAACCCGATGCATCGCCGTTTCATCCTCTGTCACCATAACAGTTATTTATCTTCCAGAAGATACTGACCTACAGATAGCTTAGtatcaatacttgattctgattgggcATTTAATGGCATCATAGCAGACTGGTACCATGAAGAACAGACCGTTGAGATGGATGCGCCTCTTTTCACAGACTCAGGCAGACTATATGAAATCATATTGATATGCAGAAAGGAGTCTGTGTTTAAAGATGATGAGTGAGTCGCAGACTTTGACAGTGAAGAGGTAAAGAAACTCAATGATGAGCTTTGCTAAAAGTCATGTTCATCTTGTTTTACTTCGGCATCAGCGgacatgttcagtttaatgtgagtaaTAACAGCTCAGTTAACTCATTTGACAAACACTCCAGAGTTCACGTTTCTCTAGATGAAACTCAAGCTGTGAGTGTAGAgagaaatacaaacatttttaaaggtgacatatcatgcaaaatcgactttttaatggttctctacctgaaatatgtgtccctggcatgtctacaaaccccctgaaaatgaaaagaatccatcctACCCCtttttctgatttctccacctttctgtaaatgtgtgctgaaaccagccgtttcagttttcagtgtttttcatacgtcacaacgctatccggtctgtaacggagtcagagctcagagcttgttcagcccatagactgtataaaatacaactcaacccctcctccgtttttcattccctgcacacgtgtgctaacaaggagcttaggagggaggcatgctagttgtaggctgtcttaataaacacaaaggtcgcttttactccccacgtctgcagatttgaagatctagtggatgatttttatttatcatggaaaagtgttagcgctagttagcatagccacatagctacatgttcgtagctgtgtaccaagacacacgtcgacatactgacaaataaaacaacaagaaacacaaaatctgtgaccaatggttcagaaaggtcctgctgcaggcgcctctccatcaggatcagattctggatcagattcagagggttgaagtaacccaggtctgtgagcagccgtgtatattcagccagcatgtaaacattagatcaacgtgctggacagccgaggccacatccacttcctgagggggcgtggtcagagagctcattctcatttaaagacacagaaaacagcctgttctgagcagggctgaaaaagaggggtttacaggcagaccaaaatctgatttcaaagtgtttttttgagcaataaacttcaaagacatgttttggggacctcttagaccactatattttgatgaaaaagagcataatatgtcacctttaaagtaatgAAACAGTTcgaaatcaatatttagtctaTAGGTATTGAGTCTTTAAGAAAGTGGATGAATAATAATCCCAGAATAATCCAGATGATGTAACGTCAGCACGTTGCTACAGAGAAGGAACTGCTTTACGTCAGGTCCCAACTAGAGGTTGAATTACAGTTGCAATATGTGCATGTGCAACGGTCACATCAGTGACATTCTCTTGTTGGATGTCTTATGACACGAAATACTTCATGCTGTCACCAGTTTTCATGATTAATCTAGCTTATTACCCgggtttcttactgatcttccggctgtgtcagatgcttgattctgattggtcaaaaccccttgccAACTGTgattaacattcactaacatgagcaacaccagagacaaactgatcacacgtcatgtcaaatcaatccacagaaaagagttccacCACATTTTGTTTACGTTCgttgagaagaagagagaagaagaagagctgaatgaggacagtttcatgttaaatcgaccgcaACAGGAAGATAAGAATCTATCATTGTGGAACGATAACTGGGACTACTTTTTAAAGATTCAGTAGAAACCAGTGAGctttcagaaaaagagacaggcGCCGTGATAACGTGTATACTTTTAGTTTTTTAGTGCAGTTTAAACTGAGGGTTAAAAATAGTTAGAAAAGAGATGCTTACTCTTCTTCCTCGAGGTCCCATAGGACCAGACGGGCCTTGTTTGATTCTGTAGATCTTCTGGTCTGACCCATAGACGAGGTTCCCTGCTCCACTCACAGGTAGAGCAGGCGGCGTATTAGAGTACCGCCCTTCAACATTGTTCCTTAAAAGTCTGTTTGTCCTGAGATCTTCAGCAGACTCCGCTGATGCTATCATGTTTTCATGCATCAGTGAAGTGACGTTGTCTGGTTTCACCTCTGACCTGTGTGAGTCCGGTGAGGTAGAGTCCACCACGGTGTATAAGGCCGTGTCTGCAGCATCTTTGTGGATGATGTTTTCTCTCAGCGTTTTGATGGTCGTAGAGGAGTCGATGATATGATCCCTTCTTTCTTCAGTGTTTGAGGACAAAATGATTTGAGGTTCATCAACAAGTTTAAAGCCGAGGTCCGCAGCATGACGGGTGGAGTCCTGAGGGTTTGACTCTGATGGGTCGAcctgagaggagagacagagggagggtgCAATCAGGAAGTTGTAGAAAGCAATACATGTGCAAATAAGACTAAAAAAAGGGTGGGCTTCATTAGGCAGCTTGGATAACTTTGCTAGCATTCAAGAAAGTCCAATGTAAGGATCCCAAATGGATTTTATCTAATACTGAATCTTTGGTGGACAGGCTTTCCATATTAAAAGAGAGGgaacaaacaaatgtaaagagAGGACATACTTTCTCTGCAAATACAACAATTCAAGAATTCCAAAATTCGAACTCAACACTCTGCTTGCACAGAGCCCTGTTAATCCGCCAGTCCACTCAAATGAACCTAGACAGCTTTGcatgaaacaaaatacaaaaaaataaaccttCCAGAGATTTCTGTCTGTATTAATAAGTTCATGTAGACAGCAGTTTATGAGAGGACGACAAGCAGAACGAagcaggagaggaaaaaaatgtaaaataagaaagtaagtcacaagaaaaacaaactaaccAGAGATGGTCTAacctcagtgacgtcacctgtTGGTTTCTAAAAGAGGCAAGATGAAGCCCAAAGGTGGaagtcgccatgttggaaatccCAACTCAACCTGGCTTTCAGTCAACTTAGAAATATGCAAATAAGTGGAGTCTATTTTAAG from Notolabrus celidotus isolate fNotCel1 chromosome 9, fNotCel1.pri, whole genome shotgun sequence includes these protein-coding regions:
- the LOC117818630 gene encoding collagen alpha-1(XI) chain-like yields the protein MLVKTTNESSSANIQRCPTLEVGFYDSLVMATQQVIGARFSEEFSLLMELRSSQREESNVLTVLNSQHHIHLQLRLGPHSLTFISTQHREYEFPVGSLCDGQWHQVSLGVSPLWLEVHVDCSLVERVNWAYPWQDISSDGLLMIGGSLEAFETPFEGVVRQMTFVMGDPDAARDHCTLHRPACNQSSALWVDPSESNPQDSTRHAADLGFKLVDEPQIILSSNTEERRDHIIDSSTTIKTLRENIIHKDAADTALYTVVDSTSPDSHRSEVKPDNVTSLMHENMIASAESAEDLRTNRLLRNNVEGRYSNTPPALPVSGAGNLVYGSDQKIYRIKQGPSGPMGPRGRRGCAGREGYVGFKGDQGSQGLPGLDGWRGDQGPPGPPGLPTLYLWRNTEEDWTAFRRHRETLGRSRPPCQPQLHLDRIGLPPFVPPLLLHCQDKYEREQQSWVV